The following are encoded in a window of Nitrospirota bacterium genomic DNA:
- a CDS encoding NADH-quinone oxidoreductase subunit H, with protein MPSIIQSLMLVTAQVIVLLAVSPFLVGLIRKVKARFQCRRGASIFQPYADIAKLFRKQPVISTTTSWIFPATPYILFASTLSAGLLVPTFISQTPLNFSGNIIALVYLLALGTFFLILAGLDAGSAFGGMGSSREAIVASLTEPAMILSIFAIALTAGSTNLSTIVHKTALLEGIVTDPSPHLMALAALFIVALAETGRVPVDNPATHLELTMIHEAMILEYSGRYLALIEWAAGLKLAVFLSLIANVFAPWGIATTLAPTALAIGLVVYLVKIAGLAVLIGVIECMFSKLRLFRVTDLLGVAFILALLGLLFFYILRS; from the coding sequence ATGCCCTCAATCATTCAATCCCTGATGCTCGTCACGGCACAGGTCATCGTCCTGCTCGCGGTCTCGCCCTTCCTTGTAGGGCTCATCCGAAAGGTGAAGGCGAGATTCCAATGCCGCCGGGGCGCCAGTATCTTCCAGCCCTATGCCGACATCGCCAAACTCTTCCGCAAGCAGCCGGTGATTTCGACGACGACCTCCTGGATCTTCCCTGCGACGCCGTACATTCTGTTCGCCTCCACGCTCTCTGCGGGTCTGCTGGTCCCCACGTTCATCTCACAGACACCGTTAAACTTTTCGGGGAACATCATCGCGCTCGTGTATCTCCTGGCACTGGGAACATTTTTTCTGATCCTCGCAGGACTCGATGCCGGATCCGCGTTCGGCGGAATGGGCAGCAGCCGTGAAGCGATCGTCGCGTCGCTGACAGAACCGGCCATGATCCTCTCCATCTTTGCCATCGCGCTGACCGCCGGCTCCACCAATCTCAGCACCATTGTCCACAAGACCGCGTTGCTGGAAGGCATCGTGACAGACCCGTCCCCGCATCTGATGGCGCTGGCAGCCCTGTTCATCGTGGCGCTCGCAGAGACCGGGCGGGTGCCGGTCGATAATCCTGCCACGCATCTGGAACTGACCATGATCCATGAGGCGATGATCCTGGAATACTCGGGCCGCTATCTCGCCTTAATCGAATGGGCGGCCGGCCTGAAGTTGGCCGTGTTTCTCTCGCTGATCGCCAACGTCTTCGCGCCCTGGGGCATTGCGACTACGCTGGCGCCGACCGCATTGGCGATCGGGCTCGTGGTCTACCTGGTGAAGATTGCAGGGCTTGCGGTGCTGATCGGGGTCATCGAATGTATGTTCTCAAAATTGCGGTTATTCCGCGTGACGGATCTCCTGGGCGTCGCCTTTATCCTGGCGCTCCTCGGACTGTTGTTCTTTTACATTCTTCGGAGCTGA